In Babylonia areolata isolate BAREFJ2019XMU chromosome 19, ASM4173473v1, whole genome shotgun sequence, a single window of DNA contains:
- the LOC143294158 gene encoding uncharacterized protein LOC143294158, giving the protein MAVTMTNMCTKGKNLDGCRQRDTTVTHTKHAPFSSSSSSSILLPLLLLLLPGLLSTCNAVPISTAQTSDRWRHPCSIAASTSSSTTTSPSSSSTTPSPSPSLPDIMGLLKDAARDAERAARDWKNLLTSGDNPRVTDELVQTLSVMPVGTFFSTVVDSQSNVTEMLVNHYVVLSQMYILAAQCRVNSEACDTRGDSLLNDTDTTLHRVLSTLCQVDTFLTASGHPMPEHQVPDKDQVLKAWMTDLPRTCDEDDIPRIALDYVIARDSHDVLGRLYLSYLTLHGSMSNTSD; this is encoded by the exons ATGGCAGTGACTATGACGAACATGTGTACAAAAG GAAAGAACCTTGACGGATGCCGCCAACGTGACACTACCGTCACCCACACCAAACATgccccattctcctcctcctcctcctcctccatccttctcccgctcctcctcctcctcctcccagggtTGCTGAGCACGTGCAACGCAGTCCCCATCAGCACGGCACAGACTTCTGACAGATGGCGACACCCCTGCTCCATCGCGGCGTcgacctcttcctccaccaccacctccccctcctcctcctccaccaccccttccccctccccctccctgccagaCATCATGGGTCTGCTGAAGGACGCTGCCCGTGACGCGGAACGAGCTGCCAGAGATTGGAAAAACCTGCTGACG AGCGGAGACAACCCACGTGTGACGGACGAATTGGTTCAGACTCTCAGTGTCATGCCTGTCGGGACATTTTTCTCCACGGTTGTCGATTCCCAGTCCAAT GTCACGGAGATGCTCGTCAACCACTACGTGGTCCTGTCCCAGATGTACATCCTCGCCGCCCAGTGCAGGGTCAACTCCGAAGCGTGTGACACGCGCGGCGACTCCTTGCTGAACGACACGGACACGACGCTGCACAGAGTGCTCAGCACGCTGTGCCAGGTGGACACCTTCCTCACCGCCAGCGGGCACCCCATGCCCGAACATCAGGTGCCCGACAAGGACCAGGTCTTGAAAGCGTGGATGACCGACCTGCCCAGGACCTGCGATGAGGATGACATCCCCAGGATCGCCCTGGATTACGTCATCGCCAGAGACAGTCATGACGTCCTGGGGCGGCTGTACCTGAGCTACTTGACCTTGCATGGCAGCATGTCCAACACCTCTGattaa